One Desmodus rotundus isolate HL8 chromosome 10, HLdesRot8A.1, whole genome shotgun sequence genomic window, CGGGCGTTCCTGCAGACCTATTCCCAGGAGGTCTCCCTCACTTCAGACTCTCGGAAGAGTCACCTGATCTTCCCACAGCCCAACTACGCTGACACGCTCATCAGCCAGGAGAGCTGTGAGAAAAAGGATCCTTTGTGCCTTTCAGATGATTCCAGGTTTCCTATAGAAGACACCCCTTTGGTTCCAGtgagttcaatttttttctttacttttgattACAATTGGTTTTCTCTGCAAGTGTTTGCACTTAAGGTAGGATATGTTGATATTTACATGTTTCTCAACATTTAAGTGTTTACTGGGCTCAATTTTTGTTCTGACACCTCTAGAAGGCATTTATTAGTTACATCACtgacataattttcattttctcttaatatttaaCTGGGTCAACAAAACCTTCCTTTGGGTGCTGCTCTCATGATCTAATATTAACCTGAGATTTTTGGATGGGGTTCCTTGATTAGTTACCCTGGGTCACTATTAATTTTAGGGCTGGTTTTCCCTTCCTGAAACTTATTGTTATCTCCAGTGGCCACACTGTGGAATTCTTACTTGAAAAAGATTACTACAGACTATACTATTTTTGTAAGGGTAAATCAGTGAGAAGGCAAATGCATTCCTCCCGGATAAACAATTGATGGCCGAAATGTACTGCTTCATCACCCATTTCCAAACCCTATTAAAGCatactttattcttttaatggTGAAAATTTAACATCCTTGTTTTCATGCCCTCAAGGTTTAATTTCCTAATGCTATAAGGTCAAATCATTAATAGATTGGAACTcttatttcctatattttatgCCTGCTCAAGAGGCATTTCTGAGACTGAATACTCTGAGGGgacaaaacaaggaaaataaaaattattctccaACGATGTTATCTATGGCTCAATTCTTCAACCTTTGAGGACTGAAGTAAATCTGAATATGGGAGATGATTTAGGAAAATATCCTCAGGAATTGCTAGGAAGGTTCTAAGAATTCTTTACTGGCTTTTCACTACcaagaaaagaatatgtattatttaattttattttatatatactgtCATTTCAAGTAATAAATGATACTCTAGAAGAGTTTCATAATAAGCTTTGAAGCTGACTCAAAATACTATTCTAAACATGCTGAATATAAGGGCTAATATGACATACAGacattataattatttcaaatactcTCTATTCCTAAGCTACtgaggaaaataaatcatttgtGGTTACATTTTTAACTATATAGTAAAGGCATATTTCACTTAAAGTTTCTGCCCTGGGGAGTAATCTTTAGTACTTAGTAttcataaatgttaaaaatgggtataatttgaAAAAGTTTAAGAACAAGTATTGATGAAAGCTTTTATGTCATGGTAGGTAACTACTATTCTCTATTATAAAAATGTCACTGCCTGTAAAAACAGAACACAAGGCTCACTGGATGGATAATTGGGCTGAATGTGGAAAATGATAAATTCTAGTTTTCTTGAGCTAGGTAGGACTTTGCATTGGTAAGAGATTATATAACATAACAGTCTTAAAGATAAAATTCTTGCTCACTTTAATGTCTcatattttgaaaagttaattaaaatatgttggatttgcttcaaaataatgagGGGaggtaatatttattaaacaagatGGTCTTGTGTTGATCATTTTTGCAGTTGGGTGTTGGGTATAGAAAGATTTAGTAATAATGCTCCCTACTTTTGTATAAGTTTGTAGTTTTCTATagtaaattttatgaattttatgagTATATAGGCAtcctatgtaaaataaaattcgGGGccattatataaatacatttttgaagagagaaagagaaatatatggATTCTGGAGTATAAATTGGATTCAACACTAGAAAGTCAGACTGCAGTTCCACACGGGGACTCTGGGCGCCGCTGTCGGCCAGTGCAGGGCGAGCGCTGACGCTCAGGATTCCTCAGCCTGTAGCCTAGGATTTCCTGCGCAGCCTCCAACAGAGGGAAACCCGCTTACACTATGGTTCTCGGGTGCGCAGACTCGCCCAGCACCAGCTATTGTTCCCAGCCCCAAGACTGGGGGCTCCGCCCGTCCTGGGCTGAATGCTCCTCCATTGCGGTAGTGAGCACTTTCTCCAACTGGGAAGACTGAGACCCAGCGGAAACTGGAGCGCAAGATGGGAGGGAGCTGCGCGCAGAGACGCGGAGCCGGCCGGCTGCAGGTACTGTTTCCCCTCCTGCTGCCTTTGTTCTACCGCGCGCTCTGCGATCCGATCCGCTACTCGATTCCCGAGGAGCTGGCCAAGGGCTCCGTGGTGGGGAACCTGGCCAAAGATCTAGAGCTCAGTGTCCTGGATGTATCGGCTCGGAAGCTGCGAGTTAGCGCGGAGAAGCTGCTTTTCAATGTAGACGCGGTGAGCGGGGACTTACTCGTGAAGGAGCGAATAGACCGTGAGCAGATTTGCAAAGAGAGAAGAAGATGTGAGTTGCAGTTGGAAGCCGTGGTGGAAAATCccttaaatattttccatatcaTTGTGAATGTTGAGGATATTAATGACCATGCTCCTCAATtcgataaaaaagaaatacatttagaaattaCTGAATCTGCATCCGCAGGTGCACGAATATCCCTCGACCCTGCCATTGATCCCGATATAAACGAGAACTCAATTAAAGATTATCAGATAAATCCTAACCCTTATTTCACATTAATAGTTAGAGTTAATTCCGATGGTGGCAAATACCCAGAGTTGTCTTTGGAGAAACCCCTAGACCGGGAAGAGCAGCAGTCTCACCACTTGATATTGACTGCCTTGGACGGAGGGGACCCGCCACGAAGTGCCACAGTACGAGTAGAAATTTTTGTCAGGGACACCAATGACAACCCCCCAGTGTTCAGCAAAGACGAATATAGAGTCAGTATAAGTGAAAATCTGCCCCCTGGGTCCTCCATATTGCAGGTGACAGCCACTGATCAGGATGAGGGAGACAATGCCGAAATACATTACTACTTCAGGAGCACTGATCAGCGTACGAGGCACATGTTCTCACTGGGTGAGAAAACAGGCATGATTAAGAATAACCAGTCATTGGATTTCGAGGACATGGAAAGATATACTATGGAAGTGGAAGCAAAGGATGGAGGTGGTCTCTCTACCCAATGCAAAGTAATCATAGAAATCTTAGATGAAAACGACAACAGCCCAGAAATAATCATCACTTCTCTCTCTGATGAGATTTTGGAGAATTCCCGTCCAGGAATGGTTGTTGCCCTCTTCAAGACAAGGGACCGGGATtatggaggaaatggagaagtcataTGTAATATAGGAAAAGATGTTCCTTTCAAGATTTACTCCTCTTCTAATAATTACTACAAGCTGGTGACAGATGGGGCTCTAGACCGAGAGCAGACTCCACAATACAACGTCACCATTACAGCCACGGACAGAGGCAAGCCGCCCCTCTCCTCCAGCACCACCATCACCCTGCACATCACCGACATCAACGACAATCCTCCAGTTTTCCAACAGTCCGCCTACCTGGTCCACGTGCCAGAAAACAACCCACCTGGGGCCTCCATAGCGCAGGTCAGCGCTTCCGACCCCGACCTGGGACCCAACGGCCTCATCTCCTACTCCATCGTGGCCAGCGACCTGGAGCCACGGGAGCTCTCGTCCTACGTGTCCGTGAACTCGCAGAGCGGCGTGGTGTTCGCGCAGCGAGCCTTCGACCACGAGCAGCTGCGCGCCTTCCAGCTGACTCTGCAGGCCCGCGACCAGGGCTCACCCGCGCTCAGCGCCAACGTCAGCCTGCGCGTGTTGGTGACCGACCGCAACGACAACGCGCCAAGGGTGCTTTACCCGGCGCTGGGGCCCGACGGCTCTGCGCTCTTTGACACGGTGCCGCGCGCCGCGCAGCCCGGCTACCTGGTCACCAAGGTGGTGGCGGTGGACGCGGACTCGGGCCACAATGCCTGGCTGTCCTACCACGTGCTGCAGGCCAGCGAGCCTGGACTGTTCAGCCTGGGGCTGCGCACGGGCGAGGTGCGCACAGCGCGTGCTTTGGGCGACAGGGACGTGGCCCGCCAGCGCCTGCTGGTCGCTGTGCGAGACGGGGGACAGCCGCCCCTCTCGGCCACTGTCACGCTGCTCCTGGTCTTCGCTGACAGCCTACAAGAGGCCCTGCCGGATCTCAGCGAGCGTCCCACACCCTCTGACCCTCAGGCTGAGCTGCAGTTTTATCTGGTGGTGGCCTTGGCCTTGATCTCGGTGCTCTTCCTCCTGGCGGTGATTCTGGCGGTTGCCCTGCGCCTGCGTAGCTCCTCCAGCCCGTTTGCTTGGGGCTGCTTTCAGCCTGGTCTCTGCTCCAAGTCTGGACCTGTGGTCCCTCCCAACTACAGCGAAGGAACATTGCCCTATTCCTACAATCTGTGCGTTGCCCAAACTGGAAAGACAGAGTTTAATTTCCTACAATGTAGTGAGCCCTTGCGTTCCACTCAAGACATAGTTTGTGGTGATTCTTCTGGGGCCTTAATTTCACTTCAGGGTGAAAAAGATTTGGCTTCACATCCTCAAACCCTCACACCGGTGAGTTTCATTTTCCTGTCTTTTGTAATATTCTACTAGTGTCTCCTATTTCATCTTCAGATCTAGAATCATTTTTAGGAAATCCATAAGTAGTCACCATCTTGTTGTCTGTGTTCACTTTTGGctgattatatttttcaagatttaCTTGGTTCATAAGTTGCTCTATAATTCAGGAAGAATGTTACTAAATTGGAGATATCTTGTGAAGCTCAAATTAGCGGACAGAGGCTTGGCTTcttgccaaataaataaataataacccaTCGGTTTAAATCTgctaagatttaaaataaattttctgtatcattctatgttttaaaagtttaatgaCATTGTTACTCATTGAATAGTAAAGCAAGTGCTCCtttgaaagaaacatttattgcaAACAATCTTATACGTGCATTTAGAtatctttcttcattattttaataagttttaagACTGTAAGTATTGGAGGGGGTGATGAATAGATCCATGAATTCCTGAAATTTGTGCAAAGTTATAGATGTATGCATTTTTCTTGGGAGAGGAGTATaaattttgtttccattgccGAGGTTTCCATGGTCCCCAAAACTTAATACTAACTACCTTAGAGGAAATTTTCTCTTCAACGTTTGGTCCTTCTGGCTTTCTTCTTatatttacttatcttttctTGGAGCTCAAGTTGTATTCTTTCACAATCTTCTTTCCTCTACATTGCAAGATCAGGAATTTCcaagaaagcaaatgaaatgcTCTTGCCTGTATATTCAGTTGCTGTCTTGGATTGTCTGATATAAAATCttggaagacaaaaaataaaagataaaatcatcGAAAAGTTCCATACTTGGGGCACAATACATAAATACTTCTGAACAACCTTTTCTCTGTATGAAAGAAGTGAGCCACTAAACCCTTCACCTTTGAGGTAAGAGCTGCTGCTGGGTTTGATGGGTACATACGATTGAAGATATGCGTATCACTTTACTTTGGGCTTCCATACAAATCGCTAAGAGAAGAGGTTATTTAAATTGGCGTCAGTGCCCTGATGAAAACAGGTCATTTTGACATAAGCACTTATTGCTTTAAAACCTACATCACCATTTCtaacttcattttgaaaattgtagCGCTGGTAATTCCTGAACATATATCTCTTCCAATTACAACACAAACATGTTTCTCTTAGATTATTATCCGCTCGATTCATTTAAATAGGTCAAACCAACTTCTAATATTATGtgcctaaaattaaaaatacattttaaaagatacattgaagctcaataaaagtattttagaaaagaatattttgaaaatcctTTATACAGTCTTGATGCTAAACAcatttaattagttaattaagtctaaaataaaaagattctaaGTGAATTGTTAGGGGTATAGCTCATAGTCTTTATATGAATGTCTAAACACAATTGAACCGTTTAAATctaaatttcatataaaattgtGAGACTTTTCTGAATATATCTGTAAGCTcataggaaataaaataactattacCTCTTAAAGTGAACATATTTCTATTGGAAAAATAAGtgttgaaatatatatttaaccaactattttcatttaatattttatagtactTACATTTCACTTTATCCCACCCAGTAGGGAACCTCGTAATAGTAGTTGACTTAATAATATTAGCCGAGCAACCAAAGAAGTcttgtaaaataaaatcaagaaggaGTTGCCTTTGCTTTCTGTGGTACATACACAGTGGGTGCAGTAACTTCTGAGGACTCTGAGCGCCGCTGTTCACCTACTAGGAGAGAAACGCAGCCAGCGCTCCGTTTGGATTCTCAGGGCTCTTACTACACAAAGCTCCACATTTCTATACACCGGCTCCGGGGTTGGAGGGACACTTACTCCAGAATTTAAGGCGCTCAGGCTACAGAGACTCCCtgcagccagagaaagaaaaaggaaccgGTCAAAACGCACAACGTGTCCAGCGAGGACATTGCCAGAATTCCGTGACCAAACAACAATGGCCGCTCAAAGGAATCGCTCCCACTGCAGCGCGCTGGTTCTGCTCTGCCTTGTCCTCGGTGCGCCATGGGAGGCTGATGCCCGGCAGATTCGCTACTCGGTGCCTGAGGAGCTGGACAAAGGCTCCTTCGTGGGCAACATTTCCAAGGACTTGGGGCTGGAGTCCCAGGAGCTGGCGGGGCGCGGAGTCCGCATCATCTCCAGAGGTAGGACGCAACTTTTCGCTCTAAACCCGCGGAGTGGCAGCTTGGTCACCGCGGGCAGGATAGACCGGGAGGAGCTCTGCGCGCAGAGTGCGCGGTGTCTGGTGAATTTTAACATTCTTGTGGAAGATAGGGTGAAACTTTTCGGGATAGAAATAGAAGTGACTGATATCAATGATAATGCCCCAAAATTCCAAGCGGAAAATCTAGACGTAAAGATTAATGAAAACGTCGCCCCAGGAATGCGTTTTCCTCTCCCGGAAGCTGTGGATCCGGATGTGGGCGTGAACTCCCTACAGAGCTACCAGCTCAGCCCCAATAGGCACTTCTCCCTAGCAGTTCAGAGCCGTGCCAATGGTGTCAAGCACCCGGAGCTGGTGCTGGAGCACGCCCTGGACCGTGAGGAAGAGGCACAGCACCACCTGGTTCTCACAGCCTCCGACGGGGGTGACCCTCTCCGATCTGGCACGGTCCTCATCAGTGTCACTGTCTTCGATGCAAATGACAACGCACCGGTCTTCACCTTGCCTGAATACCGAGTGACTGTTCCCGAGAACTTGCCTGTGGGTACACAGCTGCTGGCAGTCACGGCCACCGACAGGGATGAAGGAGCCAATGGAGAAGTGACATATTCATTCCGAAAATTACCTGACACACAGTTGCTGAAATTCCAACTAAACAAAAAtactggagaaataaaaatatcagaaaatctAGATTATGAAGAAACGGGTTTCtatgaaatagaaatacaagCGGAAGATGGTGGAGCATATCTTGCCACTGCAAAAGTGTTGATTACAGTAGAAGATGTAAATGACAACAGTCCAGAGGTGACCATCACATCTCTGTTTAGTCCCCTGAAGGAAGATTCACCTCTGGGGACTGTTATAGCTCTTTTAAACGTACATGATCTAGACTCTGGGCTGAATGGACAGGTCACCTGTTCCATATCAGGAAATCTGCCGTTTAAGTTAGAAAAGTCCATTGACAGTTATTATAGATTGGTGACACACAGGGCTCTGGACAGGGAACAGGTATCCTCCTACAATATTACTGTAACCGCCACAGATGGAGGAAGTCCACCCCTATCAACAGAAACTCACTTCATCCTGCAAGTGGGAGATATCAATGACAACCCACCCACCTTCTCTCAGATATCCTACTTTACCTATGTCCCAGAGAACAACCCCAGAGGGGCCTCCATCTTCTCAGTGACCACACTAGACCCAGACAGCAAAGAGAACGCTCAGGTTGTTTACTCCCTGGCTGAAGACACCATCCAAGGGGCCCCTCTATCCTCCTACATCTCCATCAACTCTGACACAGGAGTACTGTATGCACTTCAATCTTTCGATTATGAGCAGTTTCGGGACCTACAGATGCAGGTGATTGCCACTGACAGTGGGGACCCACCACTCAGCAGCAATGTATCCTTGAGCATATTTGTGCTGGACCAGAATGACAATGCACCAGAGATCCTGTACCCCTCGCTCCCCACTGATGGTTCCACGGGCGTGGAGCTGGCACCCCGCTCTGCAGAGCCTGGCTACCTGGTGAccaaggtggtggcagtggacaGAGACTCAGGCCAGAATGCCTGGCTGTCCTACCGCCTGCTGAAGGCCAGTGAGCCAGGGCTCTTCGTGGTGGGGCTGCACACGGGCGAGGTGCGCACTGCGCGTGCACTGCTGGACAGAGACTCGCTCAAGCAGAGCCTGGTGGTGGCAGTCCAGGACCACGGACAGCCTCCTCTCTCAGCAACTGTCACACTCACCGTGGCCGTGGCTGACAGCATTCCAGATGTGCTGGCTGATCTGAGCAGTCTTGAGCCCTCTGCCAACCCTGAGGACTCCAGCCTCACATTGTacctggtggtggcagtggctgcTGTGTCCTGTGTCTTTCTTGCCTTTGTCATAGTGCTGCTGGCGCTCAGGCTGAGGCGCTGGCACATGTCACGTCTGCTCAAGGCTTCAGGAGGGGGGTTGGCGGGTGTGCCAGCCTCGCACTTTGTGGGTGTGGACGGGGTGCGGGCGTTCCTGCAGACCTATTCCCACGAGGTCTCCCTCACCGCGGACTCGCGGAAGAGTCACCTGATCTTCCCGCAGCCCAACTACGCTGACACGCTCATCAGCCAGGAGAGCTGTGAGAAAAAGGATCCTTTGTCTTTGTTAGATGATTCGAAGTTTCCCATAGAAGATACTCCTTTGGTTCCAGTGAGTTCAATTTTtactgctttcctttcatttaaaaaattgtgattgGATTTGCTTTTAGGTTTGCAGCATGGTGATGggaatttttaatctttattctttcactttttcctcagtTTCAATTTGCTTCTTGCTAAAATGCCCCAGAGTAGAACTTGCCCATTATTAAGGCTATGTTTTTACTCTCTGGTAAATGTGTGCATGATGACAATGAAGGTCTTATGTCATCAGATTATAACAATTAGCTATGCAGAGCCTTATATCTTATAGTTTTATGTGCTGCCCTGTTGGCCATATGCTGAGATCCTAGCTCTGGTTTTGAAGGCAGGTCTTGTAAAAATAGGTAAATGTCAGAAACAAATGCGTAAGCATCGCTGGAAACGTAACTCAAACACGAAGCCACTCAATGTTGTTCTTCCTGAGGAGGAGGGACCTTTGTGGTTATAGTTTCCAAATTGTACCTTGTGATGACAGTTACAGTTGAATATACTTCCTagagatttaaaattttcatcaataGTCTATAAGAGACCATAAGAATGTGTGCTCCAATTTTTTCGAGTGTGATCATACCTGGGAACATTGCAGCATCCTTTTTGCCTATGATTCTAATTTCATACTGTTATATGTTGGGTTTCTAGGAGACATAGAGAAGGTTAAATTAAGCAAATTTTGTATTATGCcctctttgtattttttgttagGTTCTCCAATCTCTTTGGctgaaaaaatatacattgatTAGGGAGACAGATAGATTTGTTCATGTTCCCAAGAACAAGAGCAAGGGATGTGTGCCAAGAGTATTTCAGTGGCTCCTTAATATAGTGGAAGAAAGATCCACTTGAATCTCTGAAATTGAGTCAAAATAAACTTCAAGTCAAGAAAGAAATGTTATATCTGCAGGAGATCTGATCAAAATATAAGCAGACAAGTACACAAAATTATTCTCATCAAACTATCAGTGGAATTCGTGATGAACCTATCTGGGTTATTGTGGATAGTGTTGTATTGGTTTGAGctcttacttttaatttattactAATATTCTTCTAAATTAATATGGTGGCAAAAAGGCAAAGAGTGTCCCAATGTGCCTCAAAATACTTATGAGgacattacttttttaaatgtcattcaaCATTTGTTCAGTGATAATTCTGCGGAAGGAGAACACATCCTTTAGGGTCATAGTTATTAACTTTTTAATCATTGAACTGTCACTTAAAATTTCTGTCCATGAGTGTCAAAATTATTATGCATCCAtctcaaataataattttattttgcaaaatacagtttttaaaaaactactctGATGTGGTAGCTATTAAgcagatgtttttaaatatagttacTTAAAAGCAACATAGGACACTTTGGATTATTGCAATCAAAATGGCAATGGTTATATTCTAGTTCCTAAATGTGGGAGAATGGATTAATACTTTCTACCGAAATATAAGATAAGATCGAAGATCAAAAGAAGTTTTTGCTTATCTTCAGTACTTCCCTTTGTGGATAAttactcttaaaaaaacaatgattACCTCTGGATGGAAGAACTGGAGAGCAGTGGGCCATGGGCTATGGAATAGAGacctacttttcattttatagtcTTTCATGCCTTATTTGACTTTAAAGAATACTTTTATCTATTCAAATTTatgtaaagttttaaaacataaaaatatatagttttgaCATGTGAAAAATATGCTTCATCATGAAAATGGAATCATGAGGGATAAGATTCAAATTATTTTAGCTGTTATCTtacattcaaagaaaaagattACCTGAAATGGAGAAAATCTAGGCTGCAGTTCCACACGGGGACTCTGGGCGCCGCTGTCGGCCAGTGCAGGGCGAGCGCTGACGCTCAGGATTCCTCAGCCTGTAGCCTAGGATTTCCTGCGCAGCCTCCAACAGAGGGAAACCCGCTCACACTAGGGCTCCCGGGTGCACAGACTCGCCCAGCACAAGCGGAATCCCCGCCCCAAGACTGGAGGTTCCGCCTGTCCTGTGCTGAATACTCTTCCAGTGAGGTAGTGAGCACTTTCTCCAACTGGGAAGACTGAGACCCAGCGGAAACTGGAGCGCAAGATGGGAGGGAGCTGCGCGCAGAGACGCGGAGCCGGCCGGCTGCAGGTACTGTTTCCCCTCCTGCTGCCTTTGTTCTACCGCGCGCTCTGCGATCCGATCCGCTACTCGATTCCCGAGGAGCTGGCCAAGGGCTCCGTGGTGGGGAACCTGGCCAAAGATCTAGAGCTCAGTGTCCTGGATGTATCGGCTCGGAAGCTGCGAGTTAGCGCGGAGAAGCTGCTTTTCAATGTAGACGCGGTGAGCGGGGACTTACTCGTGAAGGAGCGAATAGACCGTGAGCAGATTTGCAAAGAGAGAAGAAGATGTGAGTTGCAGTTGGAAGCTGTGGTGGAAAATCccttaaatattttccatatcaTTGTGAATGTTGAGGATATCAATGACCATGCCCCTCAGTTccataaagatgaaataaacttAGAAATCAGTGAATCTGTCAGCCCAGGCATGGGAACAATTCTTGACTCCGCAAAAGACCCTGATATAAGTATGAATTCACTGAGCAAATACCAACTAAGTCCTAATGAATATTTCTCGTTGGTGGTAAAAGACAATCCCGATGGTGGCAAATATCCAGAATTAATACTGAAGAAGACCCTTGACCGAGAAACACAGAGCGCCCACCACTTGGTACTAACAGCCTTAGATGGTGGGGATCCACCACGAAGTGGCACTGCTCGGATCCGAATTCTCGTGGTGGATGCCAATGATAACCCCCCTGTGTTCAGCCAGGATGTGTACAGGGTCAGCATTCCAGAAGACGTGCCCCCGGGCACCTCTGTGCTGAGGGTGAGTGCCACAGACCAAGACGAAGGCTTCAACGCAGAGGTCACCTATTCCTTCTTTGGTGAGGCTGATAAAGCCCAGCACGTGTTCTCTTTGGATTCTGCTACAGGGAACATTATAACTCATCAACCCTTGGATTTTGAAGAAGTAGAAAGATACATAATGGATGTAGAAGCAAAGGACCGGGGATCTCTCTCTACACGATGTAAAGTAATTATAGAAGTTCTAGATGAAAACGACAACAGCCCAGAAATAATCATTACTTCTCTCTCTGATCAAATTTTGGAGAATTCCCTTCCAGGAATGGTTGTGGTCCTCTTCAAAACAAGGGACTTGGATTCCAGAGAAAATGGAGAAGTCACATGTAATTTAAGTAGAAATATTCCGTTTAAGATTCATTCTTCTTCTAATAATTACTACAAGCTGGTGATAGATGGGGCTCTAGACAGAGAGCAGAATCCAGAATACAATGTCACCATCACAGCCACCGACAGAGGCAAGCCGCCCCTCTCCTCCAGCACCACCATCACCCTGCACATCACCGACATCAACGACAATCCTCCAGTTTTCCAACAGTCCGCCTACCTGGTCCACGTGCTAGAAAACAACCCGCCCGGAGTCTCCATAGCGCAGGTCAGCGCCTCCGACCCCGACCTGGGACCCAACGGCCTCATCTCCTACTCCATCGTAGCCAGCGACCTGGAGCCACGGGAGCTGTCCTCCTACGTGTCCGTGAACTCGCAGAGCGGCGTGGTGTTCGCGCAGCGAGCCTTCGACCACGAGCAGCTGCGCGCCTTCCAGCTGACTCTGCAGGCTCGCGACCAGGGCTCGTCCGCGCTCAGCGCCAACGTCAGCCTGCGCGTGTTGGTGACCGACCGCAACGACAACGCGCCAAGGGTGCTTTACCCGGCGCTGGGGCCCGACGGCTCTGCGCTCTTTGACACGGTGCCGCGCGCCGCGCAGCCCGGCTACCTGGTCACCAAGGTGGTGGCGGTGGACGCGGACTCGGGCCACAATGCCTGGCTGTCCTACCACGTGCTGCAGGCCAGCGAGCCTGGACTGTTCAGCCTGGGGCTGCGCACGGGCGAGGTGCGCACAGCGCGTGCTTTGGGCGACAGGGACGCGGCCCGCCAGCGCCTGCTGGTCACTGTGCGAGACGGGGGACAGCCGCCCCTCTCGGCCACCGCCACGCTGCTGCTAGTCTTCGCTGACAGCCTTCAAGAGGCGCTTCCGGATCTTAGTGACCGCCCCCTGCCATCTGACCCCCAGGCGGAGCTGCAGTTTTATCTGGTGGTGGCCTTGGCCTTGATCTCAGT contains:
- the LOC112318016 gene encoding protocadherin gamma-B7 isoform X13, with product MGGSCAQRRGAGRLQVLFPLLLPLFYRALCDPIRYSIPEELAKGSVVGNLAKDLELSVLDVSARKLRVSAEKLLFNVDAVSGDLLVKERIDREQICKERRRCELQLEAVVENPLNIFHIIVNVEDINDHAPQFHKDEINLEISESVSPGMGTILDSAKDPDISMNSLSKYQLSPNEYFSLVVKDNPDGGKYPELILKKTLDRETQSAHHLVLTALDGGDPPRSGTARIRILVVDANDNPPVFSQDVYRVSIPEDVPPGTSVLRVSATDQDEGFNAEVTYSFFGEADKAQHVFSLDSATGNIITHQPLDFEEVERYIMDVEAKDRGSLSTRCKVIIEVLDENDNSPEIIITSLSDQILENSLPGMVVVLFKTRDLDSRENGEVTCNLSRNIPFKIHSSSNNYYKLVIDGALDREQNPEYNVTITATDRGKPPLSSSTTITLHITDINDNPPVFQQSAYLVHVLENNPPGVSIAQVSASDPDLGPNGLISYSIVASDLEPRELSSYVSVNSQSGVVFAQRAFDHEQLRAFQLTLQARDQGSSALSANVSLRVLVTDRNDNAPRVLYPALGPDGSALFDTVPRAAQPGYLVTKVVAVDADSGHNAWLSYHVLQASEPGLFSLGLRTGEVRTARALGDRDAARQRLLVTVRDGGQPPLSATATLLLVFADSLQEALPDLSDRPLPSDPQAELQFYLVVALALISVLFLLAVILAIALHLRRSSSRSTGGCFGSVLCSRSGLEIPPNYSEGTLPYACNLCVPGDQANPAFNFLTSADHCPAKQDTLNKDSSSALLASILTSSVEADKKTLKQQAPPNTDWRFSQAQRPGTSGSQNGDETGTWPNNQFDTEMLQAMILASASEAADGSSTLGGGAGTMGLSARYGPQFTLQHVPDYRQNVYIPGSNATLTNAAGKRDGKAPAGGNGNKKKSGKKEKK
- the LOC112318016 gene encoding protocadherin gamma-B7 isoform X21; the protein is MGGSCAQRRGAGRLQVLFPLLLPLFYRALCDPIRYSIPEELAKGSVVGNLAKDLELSVLDVSARKLRVSAEKLLFNVDAVSGDLLVKERIDREQICKERRRCELQLEAVVENPLNIFHIIVNVEDINDHAPQFHKDEINLEISESVSPGMGTILDSAKDPDISMNSLSKYQLSPNEYFSLVVKDNPDGGKYPELILKKTLDRETQSAHHLVLTALDGGDPPRSGTARIRILVVDANDNPPVFSQDVYRVSIPEDVPPGTSVLRVSATDQDEGFNAEVTYSFFGEADKAQHVFSLDSATGNIITHQPLDFEEVERYIMDVEAKDRGSLSTRCKVIIEVLDENDNSPEIIITSLSDQILENSLPGMVVVLFKTRDLDSRENGEVTCNLSRNIPFKIHSSSNNYYKLVIDGALDREQNPEYNVTITATDRGKPPLSSSTTITLHITDINDNPPVFQQSAYLVHVLENNPPGVSIAQVSASDPDLGPNGLISYSIVASDLEPRELSSYVSVNSQSGVVFAQRAFDHEQLRAFQLTLQARDQGSSALSANVSLRVLVTDRNDNAPRVLYPALGPDGSALFDTVPRAAQPGYLVTKVVAVDADSGHNAWLSYHVLQASEPGLFSLGLRTGEVRTARALGDRDAARQRLLVTVRDGGQPPLSATATLLLVFADSLQEALPDLSDRPLPSDPQAELQFYLVVALALISVLFLLAVILAIALHLRRSSSRSTGGCFGSVLCSRSGLEIPPNYSEGTLPYACNLCVPGDQANPAFNFLTSADHCPAKQDTLNKDSSSALLASILTSSVEADKKTLKQLYILCVNDSRRDECYLLTFGKDTLVGFSYSLQ